TCGAAAGCCGACCAAGCGAAGCGCGCAGCCTTCGCATCCGCGCAAGGGTCCGCTTAGTCGCGTTGCACCGCTAGAATTCATACGACGCGCCCGAATCGCGCGTCTTTCTCCAGAGGGACACGACCATGATCCGCCACCGCGTCGCGCGTTTCGTTCACCTGCTGCTGTTCGTTGTCGTGATGGTGTCGCTGGACGGTTGCGCGGGCATGTTCGGCCGCGATCCACTGCATGTGAGCGTCGCGGGAATCGAACCGCTCGAGGGTCAAGGGATGGAAATGCGCTTCAATCTCAAGCTGCGCGTGCAGAATCCAAATGAAGCCCCCGTCGACTTCAGCGGCGTGTCGGTCGAACTGGATCTGAACGGCAAGTCGTTCGCGACGGGTGTCAGCGACCAGATCGGCACGGTGCCGCGTTTCGGCGAAACCGTGATCGGCGTGCCGCTGACCGTGCCCGCCTTCACCGCCGTGCGCCAGGCCTTCGCATTCGCCGATAGCGCGCAGACAGGACAGTTTCCGTATGTGCTGCGCGGCCGTCTCGCGGGCGGCATGACAGGCGGCACGCGTTTCATCGATCAGGGCACGCTGTCGCTGCCGATGGGCGACGTCAGCGGTCTGTAGCGGTTGTTGGCCGTTCCGTTGCGCGACGAGCGCCGTCGATCAGTGATTGGTGCCTTCGCCATGACCTTGCGGCGCAGGCGGCCTCGCCGCGTTGTTGCCGGCGTCGCCGCCATGTCCCGGCGGCGGACCTGCGGGACGTGCGCCTTCAGCGCGAGGCGGCGGCCCGGGTGGCCGCGCGCCTTGTGCGGACGGTTGAGCGGGCGGTTGACCCGGCGGCGGTCCGCCCATTTGCCCCGGCGGCGGTCCTGCGGGACGCGC
This genomic interval from Paraburkholderia sabiae contains the following:
- a CDS encoding LEA type 2 family protein — translated: MVSLDGCAGMFGRDPLHVSVAGIEPLEGQGMEMRFNLKLRVQNPNEAPVDFSGVSVELDLNGKSFATGVSDQIGTVPRFGETVIGVPLTVPAFTAVRQAFAFADSAQTGQFPYVLRGRLAGGMTGGTRFIDQGTLSLPMGDVSGL